From the genome of Glycine max cultivar Williams 82 chromosome 2, Glycine_max_v4.0, whole genome shotgun sequence, one region includes:
- the LOC100793168 gene encoding WAT1-related protein At3g28050 isoform X1, translating to MVGVGVSVSAAMVATLFLEVGLNTLIKAANTNGMSNFVFIVYSNFLALFFLIPSTFLYHRKRAPPPIPSSILWRIFLLCCLSTAVQTLTYTGIAYSSPTLNSAMSDLVPAFTFIFAIISRMENLNLKLRSSHAKIIGTVISIAGALIITLYKGMPLTGSSMRNLVLGGSEAYLSVQLDWIIGGFLLATSSLCLSVLFIVQTWIIKDYPEELVVTTICCSPVVILSTIVALFAEANPRAWILKSNKELIAVFYSAIFVVSMRSVVYTWAMRKKGPVYVAMFSPLGMVIAIGMGVIFLGESLYLGSMIGAATIGIGFYAVMWAQAQDEKLVNEKNENHDFVTSSSAPLLST from the exons ATGGTGGGTGTAGGAGTGAGTGTATCCGCAGCAATGGTTGCAACTCTTTTCTTGGAAGTGGGATTGAACACTCTAATCAAAGCAGCAAACACCAATGGAATGagtaattttgttttcattgtcTACTCAAACTTCTTGGCTCTCTTCTTCCTTATACCCTCCACCTTCCTCTACCACAG GAAAAGAGCTCCTCCCCCAATTCCAAGCTCAATTCTCTGGagaatttttcttctttgttgccTCAG TACTGCAGTGCAGACGTTGACGTACACTGGGATCGCATATAGCTCTCCCACACTAAACTCCGCTATGTCGGACCTTGTCCCTGCTTTTACCTTCATATTTGCCATTATTTCCAG GATGGAAAATCTGAATCTGAAACTGCGTAGCAGCCATGCAAAAATTATTGGCACAGTGATCTCGATTGCAGGGGCATTGATAATCACTTTATACAAAGGAATGCCATTGACTGGCAGTTCTATGAGAAACTTAGTATTGGGTGGAAGTGAAGCTTACCTCTCAGTGCAATTAGATTGGATAATTGGTGGTTTTCTTCTTGCAACATCTAGCTTGTGCCTTTCAGTTTTGTTTATTGTTCAG ACTTGGATTATCAAGGACTATCCTGAAGAGTTAGTGGTAACAACCATTTGTTGCAGCCCGGTGGTAATCCTATCTACCATAGTAGCTCTCTTTGCAGAGGCCAATCCAAGAGCTTGGATACTCAAATCTAATAAAGAGTTGATAGCTGTATTTTATTCA GCAATATTTGTTGTATCAATGCGGAGTGTTGTATACACATGGGCAATGCGAAAGAAGGGACCCGTTTATGTAGCTATGTTTAGCCCTTTGGGAATGGTCATTGCAATTGGAATGGGGGTAATATTTCTGGGAGAGAGTCTGTATCTTGGAAG TATGATTGGAGCTGCTACAATAGGTATTGGATTTTATGCTGTGATGTGGGCTCAGGCTCAAGATGAAAAACTGGTAAATGAGAAGAATGAAAACCATGATTTTGTCACATCTTCTTCAGCTCCTCTTTTGTCTACCTAA
- the LOC100793168 gene encoding WAT1-related protein At3g28050 isoform X2, which yields MVGVGVSVSAAMVATLFLEVGLNTLIKAANTNGMSNFVFIVYSNFLALFFLIPSTFLYHRKRAPPPIPSSILWRIFLLCCLSTAVQTLTYTGIAYSSPTLNSAMSDLVPAFTFIFAIISRMENLNLKLRSSHAKIIGTVISIAGALIITLYKGMPLTGSSMRNLVLGGSEAYLSVQLDWIIGGFLLATSSLCLSVLFIVQAIFVVSMRSVVYTWAMRKKGPVYVAMFSPLGMVIAIGMGVIFLGESLYLGSMIGAATIGIGFYAVMWAQAQDEKLVNEKNENHDFVTSSSAPLLST from the exons ATGGTGGGTGTAGGAGTGAGTGTATCCGCAGCAATGGTTGCAACTCTTTTCTTGGAAGTGGGATTGAACACTCTAATCAAAGCAGCAAACACCAATGGAATGagtaattttgttttcattgtcTACTCAAACTTCTTGGCTCTCTTCTTCCTTATACCCTCCACCTTCCTCTACCACAG GAAAAGAGCTCCTCCCCCAATTCCAAGCTCAATTCTCTGGagaatttttcttctttgttgccTCAG TACTGCAGTGCAGACGTTGACGTACACTGGGATCGCATATAGCTCTCCCACACTAAACTCCGCTATGTCGGACCTTGTCCCTGCTTTTACCTTCATATTTGCCATTATTTCCAG GATGGAAAATCTGAATCTGAAACTGCGTAGCAGCCATGCAAAAATTATTGGCACAGTGATCTCGATTGCAGGGGCATTGATAATCACTTTATACAAAGGAATGCCATTGACTGGCAGTTCTATGAGAAACTTAGTATTGGGTGGAAGTGAAGCTTACCTCTCAGTGCAATTAGATTGGATAATTGGTGGTTTTCTTCTTGCAACATCTAGCTTGTGCCTTTCAGTTTTGTTTATTGTTCAG GCAATATTTGTTGTATCAATGCGGAGTGTTGTATACACATGGGCAATGCGAAAGAAGGGACCCGTTTATGTAGCTATGTTTAGCCCTTTGGGAATGGTCATTGCAATTGGAATGGGGGTAATATTTCTGGGAGAGAGTCTGTATCTTGGAAG TATGATTGGAGCTGCTACAATAGGTATTGGATTTTATGCTGTGATGTGGGCTCAGGCTCAAGATGAAAAACTGGTAAATGAGAAGAATGAAAACCATGATTTTGTCACATCTTCTTCAGCTCCTCTTTTGTCTACCTAA